The genomic stretch ccctttttttttttttttaagattttatttatttattcatgagagacacagagacagaggcaggcaaagacacaggcagggggagaagcaggttccatgcatggagcctgatgtgggactcaatctcaggaccgtgggatcacgccctgagccaaaggcagatgcttaaccgctgagccacccaagcgttcccccacttcctttttttttttttaattaatttttaattttttttttatttttttatttacgatagtcacagagagagagagagagagagagagagagagagagagacaagcagagggagaagcaggctccatgcaccgggagcccgacgtgggattcgatcccgggtctccaggatcgcgccctgagccaaaggcaggcgccaaaccgctgtgccacccacggatccccccccccacttcctttttttaaaaaattattcgtctttaagtttttggggagtggttttaagtttatagaaaaattgagcaAAAAGACTTCCCATGTACCTCCTTTGCTGCCCCTCCCAATTTCCCCACTATTAACATATGGCATTGGTGtcatacatttgttaaaactgaTGAGCCaatactactattattattattagttaaaTTGGTAATTACTTAAATACATTGttattaactaaaatccatagtttacattggGGTTCACTGTTTGTGGCTGTGCATCCTATGAGATTAGAAAAACATATAGGGACATGTCTCCTCCAGTATGGTATCATATTGAATAGTTTCATGGCTCTAagtgatggacacttgggttgttttcctgtcttggctattgtgaataatgctgcaatgaacatcgGAGTGCAGCTATCTCTTGCAtatactgatttcattttcacTAGATAtgtacccagaaatgggattgctgaatcatacagtagtcctatttttaactttctgaggaatctcTCTATTGTGGCCAGTAATGGTTAAACCAATTTAccctcccaccaacagtgcatgagggttcctttttatttatatccttgccaacacttgttctctctttccttttggaCATCACCATCCTAAcaatgtgaggtgatacctcattgtggttttgatttgcatttccctgatgattagtgatgtcaagcatctcctcatatacctgttggccacgTGGATGTcgtctttgcagaaatgtctattcaggtcctttgaccaattttttttttttttttactgagatataactgacacatAACATTAGCTCTTTGAAGAGTGAAAATAGCTGTGTTCTCCTCATCCCAGCCCGGGTGCCCTAAAAAGCTCTTGGCTCCATCCACCAAGAGGCTCCATTTCCTGATTCCAGCAATCAATCCAGCTCTGCTTCTCAGGGGCTGATTTAGTCACTGAATCCTCCTTTCCTAGCCCAGCACCTACATGGTGCTTCTGAAGGCCCCTCTGTGAGAAGCATGCCCTGCTGTGACTCTAATGATGACCATCAGCTCAATTCCCATCCCTCCAAGAGGACTTTGGGGTTCTAGGACAGCAGCCTGGGAGTGGGCACTCATTCTGAGTCTTTTTAACAGATGGAGGCCAGCCCCAGTGAGTGCCATGTGGCTCTGCGATGGTCATGCCCAAAGTGCTCAGTCTACATGGTACCTCTCTGCTCTTGCGCAGCACATGTCAGGTTCATGTCAAAGGACCCAGCATTCACTGGACCGGTACTATTAATGGTCTCTTCACGATGTTTAAAGTGAGAAGTAGATGCCAAGATACTCTTATTTTCCCCCACCCATCACTGTTGCTTCAAGTCTCTTCACTGTACTacacttaacccactgtgccCAGGGACTACCGGGTAATTCTGTGAAGCAGGCTGAGGTGGCTTCTTGGCTTTCTGCCATGTGACAAGTGGGCTTATAAAGGATCAGTAGGGTAGCAGGTACAGCAAGACAGCTTCTTTATAACATCTCTATTATTAAAAGTAAAGTCAGCCCCATCTTTCAGTGCCCTGATGGGAAAGGAAAACAATCACCAGCTGACACCACTGTCAATAGTAAAAGAGGGTGTCCCAGCACCTCAGGAGGAAGCTGTGGCTGATTTTGGACTGCCTCTTCTAAGAGTTAGGAAAGGGAGAATTGAGGGGCTCCTCCGCTTTGCTCACATCTCTGAGAAAGTCTGGAAGGAAGCATTTACCAAGAGGGCACTGAGAAGGCAGTAAATGTATGACAACCATTATTATCTGATTATCACCTCATGTTATCttgaagagaaaataaggaggatttctttttaagaattagctttttaaaaagaacttaaataaaaatctttttaaatagaaCTCTTATTGATTTGCTTTTTGCTATTTCTGAACTTTTACTCATTGcattactgggggaaaaaaaggagagaggaaggaagggagagagggatgcaaaaagaaaaatctgtttttcaatTTAGGGCTAAAAACACCTGACCAATAATTCCatgaaaatattcacttaattAGACCTCTCCTTATTCAGTCTCTTTTTGTAAGTCATTTAACTGCTGTGgtacattaaaaatctttaaagaagtgaaagcaatttatgtatttattacagTGAATACAGAATTTTGAACTAAAATTCATGATGTTGTACAtgcaaggaaaataatatttaaaaatcaaaccaaagTTGAAGCCCTCAAATTGCTTTTCTGAAGGTAGATTCCTCTTGGTCAAGAGATCATACAGACGTACAAGTCAAACAAATCTAAACCTTTAAATTTAGTCTCCTTGACTTGATTGTCACCCAGATATCCTTTACATGAGGCCCCAAAGATAACAGAACCAGAGAAGCTTTTTCATAAATGTACCTTCTTCCATGATTTCTATAATCTTAAGGTCCACCAATTCAAGGTCTAAGTTGAGAGAGAGCCtagccccattttgcagatgagcagAGTGAGGTACAGAGGTGTGTGAGGGATGAACTGCTGTTAGTCATGGGTttgtccctgcccctcctctgtgaCTCTGAGCCTTGCTCAAGCCTGCTTGTTTAAGGGAGAGGCAAGCTTGCCACAGAAGAGGATCGTGTTGGTATGGCTGAGTCttatgaagaaaaggaaggggtGGTTCGCCAGGAACCGAGCCCGGATGGGGAGTCTTTTCACAACAAAGCTGTCCCCAGTGGCTGCTGCCGCCTCTGTGCCCTCTTCATTGACATCCACATATGACTGGTGGATGACCTTTGATAAATATAGGCCATCAACTGGTGATATTCCAGAAAGATCAGCTGTGATCTCATTGAAGACATCTGTCATGCCCAGGGAATTTAGCAGGGACTTTAGCTCATACTTGATTTCAAGTTTGAATCTGGGAATGTGGACTTCAACTTCCCTTTCCACCATGTTAGCAGAGCTGGTCCACTCGTTAAATGTCTTCGTGTTCAGCTCCTTCTCTATCTACAAGGCAAAACACAGATGAGCCCATAGGAGCCAAACATGTGTATAAAATGCTGTTGGTTTTATAATTCCTTGTGTGAATGATGCAATGTattgctttcttttctactttgaaACGCACTGAAGTCCTCTctgcaaaaaaaaaggaaaaagaatctcgCACTTAGCCACATCTTCCCTGTTCTATCGTCTACCTTTTATCCATGTCTCATAAGTCAACGCCTCAAATGTGTATCTTATAGTCCACTGCCTTAACTCCCTGTAGGCTTCACCTACATCCCTTTCTTGCCTCTGGAGCCCTTGTGTCTCCTGGATGAATTCACCATTTCTTCTCGGTTCTCAAACCAGAAACTGTGAATCATACCCCCCATCATGAACTCGCTTCTCCTTTGGCTGTTGTGACGCCCAGCATCTCTTCATTTCATTCTGCTtcacttttctctcctttgcccccTACTGTCTCCACTCCACTACCCCTGAAGCTCAGCTCTACACACTCTTCCTGCCTCCACCTAGCCATGCAGCCTCACAACCCGGCTTCTCGCCCTCCACCCAGTGCCACAATTTTGTGTAAGCTCTCCCCTTGGGCATTTGAAACCCTCCAGCCAGCCCTCTGGCAGGCCAAATCCCATCATTCAACtataaaagctgaaaactttttgTCACCTTCACTCCATCCTGACAATATACAATCAGACATAAAGTAAAGGTGGTTTTTCTTCATAACtatcttttccttttgcctctctctACCCTAATCCAAGTTACCATGACTTTGTGATGCAAATCTGTTTCACAATCTCATTCGTCTCAGGCATTTGCATGAGCTCTTCGCTCTGGTTAGAACAATGGGGCACCCTCATTCCACCTATTCAATTTCTACTCCTCCAGTGTGTGACATCAAGATTATGAGGAACTTTCTTTAATCCCCTCATTCTCTACTCTCTCTACTGCCACAGGACTTTTTGCTGTGTATTATGGTACttattatatgatatttataacTCTGTGCTGGAACCACATGTTTGTCTGTGTTTCAGAACCCACTAGAATTCTCAGCATAGAGTAAACATGCAATGTTTGGtatatgaatgaataaacgaaCAAATGAATGTATCACAAGATGATAAAGACCACTTCTAAACTGCTCCCAAAATGCTATCTCTGCTTCCAAATATCTTCCCATGGCAGCCCACCACAGGCACCCAGGGGTCCAAGGCCCTCTGAATTGGCCACAGCAGTATCCCACCTGTTCTCACGGCCACAGCCATGCCTCTCTTCCTAGAGGTCCAAATGCATACATCCCGACTCAGGTgttccaagaagccttccctatCCCCCACCCAACTGTGCCACACTGTTTAACCTCAAGCAGGCACTCCCTGACTTAGAAACCTCTGATTGTGGCCATCCCATCCGTGGGCAAGGGCAGCTTCCTCAAGATCCCAGAAGCACAGCTGGTCTCTTAAGAAACTGTTTCTCCTTCCTGCAGAGCATGGGAAGTCCTATCAAGGCCAGGGAGGAAGTGCAGTCGCTCCATATTAGTGGCTTGCCTGCTTCTCTGCTGGGCAGCCTTCGCTGCAACCAGGAAGAGGGTGTTAGACCCAAACTCCTGCCACCATCATGACCTGTCCTCAATGGCTGTGGCACTCATTTCCCCCCACAAAACCAGAATGGTAATAAGAATGGTTAGCTCATGaaagcatttatataaaatgctgGAAAAACTCAATGGGAGGAAGATGGCTTAAGCAGATTTCTGTGGACTAAGACTCTAACGAGCAATACAAGCTCATTACCACAGAAAGATGCTTCCCAAATGTCAAGTAAACCGTAGGTGTGGTATTAGTACAAGATGGTACTTTTGCCTCCTTGTGCCCTCTTTTATTTAAGAACGGATTATTCCCCCAAAATACACTGTCCTGAAGGCAGGGACCAGAGTCCCTATCCCCTCTCACAGCTCCTGGGCCAATAAATACCACTGAACCTAGAGTGTGACTGAATTAGGAACTGAGCACATCAGCATCATGGGGTACACATAGTTGGGAAGAGCGGGTGCAAGCACAAATGCTTTCTCACGTGTTAGTATTCTTTACCTGTTTTAGACTGGCTGTGCCTGCTGGAAGCAGAATAATCATGCTTAGTTTGTTGTTAACATAGGGCAGCTCAAGAACTTGCATCTGCGGCTCCTTTATGAAGGCTAATTTATATGTTCCAGTTTGATACATCATTTCCACAATTATGCTTTTaccctatttaaaaacaaaggttATAATTAGGTAGACTAGTTCTATATGTGCATGTACATGTATGTACACTGATTTTTTTGCCTAACATGCAGTTCTGTGTTAACACTAAAGGCatggataaaatataaacaagtgCCCTCATATTACTTTTCTCTGTgaaggttatttttttattttaaaataagtcactaaaaaaaaataaaataataataaaaaataaaataaaataagtcactgTTAGAGCCTGACTAGTTCAAATAATACATATCATCAcctatacataaaatacatatgtatagtaataaatataataataataatgtttcacCAAAACAAAGCCAACATTaccatttaaaatgatttatgcGGAAAAATGACATCATgggaacattttcctttttaatccaATTGGAGACTGTCTAGGAGAAAAATAGTAGTTTTGTTGTGCTGAGAAAACAGTCTACAGCATGTGTGGAAAGCATGCATGGATAGGGGAAGAGTGAGGAGAGAACAGGCTCTCTTCTCTGCCACGGTGGCCCCAATGCTAGAAGGCTCCAGTTAGGTGCCCTATGAGAAAGGTTACTGTCACCTCacgaggaaaaatgaaaataaaattcagagagaACACAATTACAGAAATCTATGGAAACCTAGACCAGTATTTTCACTAAAACTTTCTAAATCATCCTTTAATAATTATTGCATTCTTCAGAATTTATCATCAGtctgaaaacaaaatacttacCTCATTTAGCTGAAAAGGCATTTTAACTGTCTCTCTTTCCTGAAACTTATTTTGCCATTGTCCTTTGAAATATATGGCATTCACCAGGACCATTACACAAGAAGGGTCAATTGTTCCCTTTCCAAAGAGGTTTGTGACTTTtccttataaaaacaaacaaacaacaacaacaaaaaacagttaATGTATTTGGATTTGAACTTGGGTTTATTGGTTACAGAGAGTTGAAAAGTTACTAGAAATttgaaaccatttcttttttattatttttttatttttattttttgtttatttttttggaaccatttcttttttaagactagTTATAAATTTGAGATGCCAGGAGAACTGCTTTATCTCCTGGCCATTGAGGCTGTCCTTGTCAAATGAAGTTTATGTCCAAGAATTGAATGCTTTGTTATTTCTAATCAGAAGATGGCATCCAATATACTAAGTAGTTAGTATAGTAGCTAATGACCAACTTGTCTTATACCTAGTTATATCCAATGCTTTCCTATATATTactgcttttgttttaattttaataatttcttatggcttccttttaatatttatcaagCTTTATACTTTCCAGCATCTTACCACAtccaaatattttaagcattCAAAAGATTGATTCATTCTTTCAATGTACTAGCAATTAGTGTATCACAAGTATATACCAAGACTTAAAGTAAATACGCATTTGATAatcagaatttataaaaatatacaaggtGTATCTTACTTTGTAAATATACCAATTAGATTGAACACCAAACCCTCTTGGTGCACTCTGGTGCACTGCAATTTATAAAACCTTTTTGGAACATAATGTATCAATAGGAAACATAGGGATATCTGGAACATCAGACTCTAAGCTTAAATCTTTCCACTACTGTTCTAAGTAAATTAACAGATCCGAAAAAATTGTAGACCTTTCCAAGCATTTTCTAACATAATACAAAgaattgaataaatacatatttcaatCTAGTCACCTATAACTAAACTTGAATAACATCCATCAGTCTGTCATCAATAAAATACTGTTGAGAGTTCATAActggtaaatgaaataataagataCAAATATGTTAGAAATGTGGTCTTTAGGCtcaaagaagtatttattttatattactgaCATGCTCTTCATAAATGCAATTAGCTCTAATTTAATACTTTGATATTATTTCATCCTAATTTTATTTCTCAAGGAATCAAGGAATAAGACTGTCTACATTCATGAACCTCGGAAACTACTGGTACAATGAGTTGATGGCACAAGTACCCAGAGAGAGATTATTTCAACATGGGAATTTGTATATCTCTGGTGGGACAGATGTACTCTAAGGACaaaaaagaactgtaaaaaaTATCTTAAGCTACTGTTATATTTTATTAGTATTGTTATTTTGAGGTCATGTTTATGTTAGATGATGTGATTTTGCAATAATATTGGTGACACTGGAATCTGGGATTTTTGAcacaagataaaagaaaaataggtatgGGGGGATGTTAAGTAAAGCTCGTATGAGTCTTAATTTTAACTGGTCATATCAGTGAGAAATTAAGCTGtatttaatctgaaaaaaagtaTTCACTGAGAAGGCCTATAAAGAATCAAGCTGGTATCAATGAGTACTTCTGTACCCAGATTACGGTCTCTAAATACCATGTATCATTAAAATGATCCAGGATTCCCTCAAGAAGCATGAAATTCTAGGTCAGGAGTAGGACATGAGCTTGGAACATCTGATCAAATTGGAAAGCAAGGAAGATATCAAATTCTTCCAAGGGCAGTGTCAAAAGGACTTTTGActccaatttatattcccataacTAAAAGGGGACAGTAAATtgaaatatctcaaaatatttaaatttatgaattcaaatgatacttttaaaagaaaactcattggctggggcccctgggtggtgcagttggttgagcaactgactcttggtttcagcttagatagtgatctcagggtcatgagatcaagtcctgcatcagactctatgctcagtgcagagtctgcttaagtctctctctccttctccctctgcaacaACCTCCACCCTCCACTagctcattctcaaataaataaatctttaaaaaataaaacttgctgactagaaagaaaaaaaattgttttggaacTGATATTGAAGAGAAAGAATCtagcttttttattgtttttctaatattaatTTCATTGTACTTAGAACAACCACTTTATGAGAAATTTCTCATGTAAAAATATTCCAGCTTATAAAGAAAGAATGCAAATATTGGAATACTGTAACTTTAAATCCCTAATGAAATAATGGATGTAAGCAATTATCATCAAAGGCcactaacataaaaaaaaaaaggaggggaggcaTCCAgacattctttctttcctgatgGAAACACAACACCTCCAATGAAGAATATCTGTCAAAagtaacaaacaaacaagcaaaaatcaCCAGAATCTTATCAAGTTTCTAAGTCTAACTGCCAATTtatgagaaatataaaaacagagaacatTATTAAATGACATTTCAAGGGGTAGTCATCATCATCTAGACTATGAGAAAATGCAGGAAAGTATTTGTTTCCTTCAACAAattttctataagaaaaaaagaaaaggaaataactaaaagctcaaaagagaaattattaaagtataaaaacaaatgtaaagagATATCTTTGATAGTGCAGTTTATAACAGACCAATGAACTGGCAAGAACTATAAGGAAAGctgaacacttcttttttttttttttttaattctacattgGGTTGTTTCTGAAGCAACTGCTAGACATAAGCAATGGAGAGGTGAAAATCTGAACAGAAAGTGActaaaagagacagagaaactgagTAAAACTGTCAACATCATAAAAGGGTtggaaagaccaaaaacaaaGTTCAAAGAAGCAAGCAACCAACACTGAAAGGCTAAAGATGAAACATGGACACATGAGCTCAACAGAGAGTTCTGAACAATTTTTCCCTCAAGGTATAACGAAGTTTCAAAAGTTGCCCCAAGCTAGATAAGGAGAAGAGAGTGAATACTAGGAATTTAAAAACTACTCTTGGTCTCTCAGTgctaaagaaaatataactaaAGTTCAGTATCTGACAAGGTGGTATAGGTGTTTCATAATAAAGAAAGGACCAATCCACTGAGAAGATATAGCAATTTAATATCTATGCATCTAATAACACAGCTTCAAAATATGCACAGCAAAACTGGACATGactaaaaggagaaagagaaagatccaCAATCATAGCGGAAGATTTTAATGCAGCTTTCTcagtaaatgattaaaaaaagtgGATAAAAATAAGCAAGGATATGCAAACATAGACATCAAAATTAACAAAGTTGCCCTGATAAAATTAAACATCTCACCCAATATCTAAAGAATATACATCTTTAAGTGCACataaaaattttatcaaaatcaaaacatttgttttactgtaaaaaagtcttaataaatttcaaataattgaaCGATTATATTCTTTGGTTATAACAGAACTAAAACTCAATAACtaaaaaacaactagaaaatagccaaatttttggaaataaatagaacatttttaaataacccaTGATTCAGAGACCTCTcagtgaaaattagaaaatattttgaactaaattataatgaaaataaaacaaatggaaaattatgAGATGGATTTAAAATGACACCTAGAAGCAAAGCCACTGTCTTAAATGCAAAGATCTGAAAATCAATTGTTCATCTCAAGAAACTCAAAAAAGAATAGCAATACCAAcataataaaaagaaggaaataaatgataatcataaatattaatgtaataaaaaatctttattagagaaaatacaagttgattttttgaaaagactaaaAAACTACAAATCTGTAAgtctaattaagaaaaaagaaaaaaaaggggatccctgggtggctcagtggtttagcgcctgccttcggctcagggcatgatcctggagtcctgggatcgagtcccacatcgggctccctgcacagagcctgcttctccctttgcttctccctctgcctgtgtctctgcctccctttctctctctctgtgtctctctcatgaataataaataaaatcttaaaaaaaaaaaagaaaaaagaaaaaaaagaaaaatgtacaatttaGATTTCCAGAAATTAAATGACAATACTATATATCCATAAGACATTAAGAAGATAATACTAGGCTATTATGAGCAAGTTTATgctaatacatttgaaaattcaGATAAAATGGGCATATTCCTTGCAAAAACGTacacaagaagaaaacagaaaatagaaataggcctctatttattaaagaaatcaaatctcTAATTAAAATTTTCCCACATAGAAAACACCATGCACAGAGGGCTCACAAGTGTGTTCTTCCAAGTATTTAAAGAAGACAAATGCACACTAACCTTACATAAACTCTCTTTTGGAAatcagaaaaagaggagaaacatTTACCAACTAGTTTCATAAAGTGAGTATAACTTTGATACCTGAACtgacaaaaataattcaataaataaaaaactaaggtCAAATCCTTTCATGAGCATTGGtgcaaaatctttaagaaaaatattaagaaatcaaaTCTAGAGATAATAAAGTATAAAGCAAAAAGTATAATATACCATGACAAGTTTGGTTTATTCTAGGACTAAAAGTTTGGTTtgacattaaaaatcaattaatgtaatccactAAATTAgtataataaagaagaaaaatcatacctcaatagatacagaaaaggctTTGAAATACAATATGGTTAGTCATTTGTGTCAAAAATTCTTAGCAAACAAGAAGTAGAAAGAAACCctaatctgaaaaaaatgtattcataaaaatACCTGCAACAAACATTATacctaaatatatattattaaaaccaTTTGGAAACAAGCTAGAAGTCCAGAACAAGACAACATAAGAACACCCCAGTATCAGTACTTCTGTTCAGCTGCAGTCACTAgccaataagaaaagaaaagaagcaagaaaggtTGAAGAGGAAATGACTGTATttatagaaaatctaaaataataaactagAATTAAGAGAATTCAGCAATATTAACATATGAAAGCCAATTATATATTTCTACAtgaacaacaaataaaatttaaaataattggtaCTAGGTAAAATTCCATGAACATTTCAAATATCTgaaaaccatttatcaaaagacatGCAAAACATTAACATGGAGATACACaaaatgttattgaaaaaaattagaggacCTAAACGGAGATAAACTCATGGAAATGGATTGGAAGCTAAATATTATAAAGATGCTGGTTCTCTCCAAGTCTATAGATCAATATATATCATTCCAACTAAAATTTCAACCAGAACATTTAACAAAAATTGacaagttgattttaaaatgcGTATGGATTTATCACTTATGGTGATATCATATGTGATATCATATATTTTGCCTTTCTCAGTCtaacttttttcactcagcattaataccctctgggtcctccacgttgtcacaaatggcatggtctcttctttttttatagctgcataaaacaacaacaaatgaataaacaaagagcagaatcagacctacaaatgctgagaacaaactgatggttgccagaggagagacgggctgggggctgggcaaaatgggtgaagaagaaagggagacagaggcttccagttatggaatgaatgtaAGTCAAGGGAATAAAAaacacagcataaggaatatagtcaatgatattttcATAGCTATGTATTggaacagatggtagctataactatggtgaacatagcataatgtataaacttgagTCATTATGTTGTAAACTTGCAACTAATGTAACAATGTGTGCCAacttacttaaatatataaataaataaacaaaatatatatggaatGCAAAAACTCGGGCAAAGTCAAGGCAGCCCCAGAAGAGGATCAACATTGGACTTAACACTTCCAGCTATCAAAACATACTGCAAAGCCACTATAATGGTGGTATTTTCATGAGAGTAAATACACAAATGAAGCACTCTGAACCCAGAAACAGATTCACACATATGTGGCCATCTGATTTATGATAAAGTTTACATTGTAGTGTAGTGGTGAAAGGATCATCTTCCCAATAAATAGTGCTATGTCAACTAGATGTCCATGTGGAGtggaatgaattttttaatgaatCTTGACTAGAGTGAAACATAGTTTCTAGtagataattataaaaata from Canis aureus isolate CA01 chromosome 1, VMU_Caureus_v.1.0, whole genome shotgun sequence encodes the following:
- the SERPINB11 gene encoding serpin B11 isoform X1, whose protein sequence is MHQWVSLIRSEAFEIGGVHFPSFQPSNIKKWIYLNILQDPYNSVSFRKFLSALSSVGHKMDTLSTANTEFCLDVFKELNSNNVGDNIFFSPLSLLYALSMVLLGARGNSAEQMEKVLHFSHMTQSLKPEFKDSAKCSQAGRIHSEFGVLFSQINQPDSNYTLSMANRLYGTKAMVFHQQYLTCSEKLYQAMPQTVDFEQSPEETRKTINAWVESKTNGKVTNLFGKGTIDPSCVMVLVNAIYFKGQWQNKFQERETVKMPFQLNEGKSIIVEMMYQTGTYKLAFIKEPQMQVLELPYVNNKLSMIILLPAGTASLKQIEKELNTKTFNEWTSSANMVEREVEVHIPRFKLEIKYELKSLLNSLGMTDVFNEITADLSGISPVDGLYLSKVIHQSYVDVNEEGTEAAAATGDSFVVKRLPIRARFLANHPFLFFIRLSHTNTILFCGKLASPLNKQA
- the SERPINB11 gene encoding serpin B11 isoform X4 codes for the protein MDTLSTANTEFCLDVFKELNSNNVGDNIFFSPLSLLYALSMVLLGARGNSAEQMEKVLHFSHMTQSLKPEFKDSAKCSQAGRIHSEFGVLFSQINQPDSNYTLSMANRLYGTKAMVFHQQYLTCSEKLYQAMPQTVDFEQSPEETRKTINAWVESKTNGKVTNLFGKGTIDPSCVMVLVNAIYFKGQWQNKFQERETVKMPFQLNEGKSIIVEMMYQTGTYKLAFIKEPQMQVLELPYVNNKLSMIILLPAGTASLKQIEKELNTKTFNEWTSSANMVEREVEVHIPRFKLEIKYELKSLLNSLGMTDVFNEITADLSGISPVDGLYLSKVIHQSYVDVNEEGTEAAAATGDSFVVKRLPIRARFLANHPFLFFIRLSHTNTILFCGKLASPLNKQA
- the SERPINB11 gene encoding serpin B11 isoform X2 encodes the protein MIPSFILYVDSAEIHFRRSTGSGSVGHKMDTLSTANTEFCLDVFKELNSNNVGDNIFFSPLSLLYALSMVLLGARGNSAEQMEKVLHFSHMTQSLKPEFKDSAKCSQAGRIHSEFGVLFSQINQPDSNYTLSMANRLYGTKAMVFHQQYLTCSEKLYQAMPQTVDFEQSPEETRKTINAWVESKTNGKVTNLFGKGTIDPSCVMVLVNAIYFKGQWQNKFQERETVKMPFQLNEGKSIIVEMMYQTGTYKLAFIKEPQMQVLELPYVNNKLSMIILLPAGTASLKQIEKELNTKTFNEWTSSANMVEREVEVHIPRFKLEIKYELKSLLNSLGMTDVFNEITADLSGISPVDGLYLSKVIHQSYVDVNEEGTEAAAATGDSFVVKRLPIRARFLANHPFLFFIRLSHTNTILFCGKLASPLNKQA
- the SERPINB11 gene encoding serpin B11 isoform X5, whose protein sequence is MTQSLKPEFKDSAKCSQAGRIHSEFGVLFSQINQPDSNYTLSMANRLYGTKAMVFHQQYLTCSEKLYQAMPQTVDFEQSPEETRKTINAWVESKTNGKVTNLFGKGTIDPSCVMVLVNAIYFKGQWQNKFQERETVKMPFQLNEGKSIIVEMMYQTGTYKLAFIKEPQMQVLELPYVNNKLSMIILLPAGTASLKQIEKELNTKTFNEWTSSANMVEREVEVHIPRFKLEIKYELKSLLNSLGMTDVFNEITADLSGISPVDGLYLSKVIHQSYVDVNEEGTEAAAATGDSFVVKRLPIRARFLANHPFLFFIRLSHTNTILFCGKLASPLNKQA